The proteins below are encoded in one region of Tachypleus tridentatus isolate NWPU-2018 chromosome 4, ASM421037v1, whole genome shotgun sequence:
- the LOC143248443 gene encoding uncharacterized protein LOC143248443 has protein sequence MKLRGLQAELFPLEKLLPTEIDVRTLPEDSIYKDSNMEEGRRDINLGSDKMDSGRFGKVARDDRVEVNQENSIVYDNSNSGNVGRSSNDVKGTVSLQDDQRITNNTSNGVRGLENNLVNKKLRSIVIVNNNLETDALNRKLITNVIDKSDEHTEQKDRSLVQSNKPDINSRISKIDIKSEPVKNGEFKDYRSPPRLERFELSNAPISNNLFMSSAASPPVPILSPVCSENVFNSPSEDIFLQLDKTSSQRKTYQPHQKFVPGDSLSIEKEWNPQKTVLQQGFISAVDGKKQHEDLISSKNSSFCDNTKLVDDTRSVDRTEEISNAVYSPISLHQEDASVGTDMKIYHFSRAVSSPESFSDSACKKKKYTRGCCGAVSIHKHGSFASHVKKEVYSDAVNSQILCQKDVPLTTVKQETLKNETNYSKVSIKVLKKGKSSRCHKHAGSGQYSYGNELISDVTPRKKLRSPKFCKGNENISEKWKRKQNYTGCSFENGRNKQIFSPRSVSDSGFDSRGSVVQLSECVKVSNENGHSSQVSEEGEIQYIGRVAELESLSRFDEKRGSQKKRQTLPR, from the coding sequence ATGAAGCTCAGAGGTCTCCAAGCTGAGCTTTTTCCTTTGGAGAAGTTATTACCAACTGAAATAGATGTCAGAACCTTACCTGAAGATTCGATTTACAAAGACAGCAACATGGAAGAAGGTAGAAGAGATATAAATCTCGGAAGTGACAAAATGGACAGTGGCAGATTTGGTAAAGTAGCCAGAGATGACAGAGTAGAAGTCAACCAAGAAAACAGTATAGTATATGACAACTCTAACAGTGGTAATGTGGGAAGAAGTTCCAATGATGTTAAAGGAACTGTCAGTCTACAAGATGATCAGAGGATCACCAACAACACAAGTAATGGAGTCAGAGGCCTGGAAAATAATTTAGTGAATAAGAAACTTAGAAGCATAGTAATTGTCAACAATAACTTAGAAACTGATGCATTAAATAGGAAactaataacaaatgtaattGATAAAAGTGATGAACATACTGAGCAAAAGGACAGAAGTCTGGTGCAGAGTAATAAACCAGACATAAATTCAAGGATTAGTAAAATAGATATAAAGTCTGAGCCTGTCAAAAATGGAGAATTTAAAGATTATAGGTCACCACCGAGACTTGAAAGGTTTGAACTTTCTAACGCTCcaatttctaataatttatttatgtcatCAGCTGCCAGTCCACCAGTCCCAATTTTATCTCCGGTTTGTTCGGAAAACGTTTTCAACAGTCCTTCAGAAGATATTTTTCTACAGCTTGATAAGACGAGCTCTCAGAGAAAGACATACCAGCCTCATCAGAAATTCGTGCCAGGTGATTCGTTGTCTATAGAAAAAGAATGGAACCCCCAGAAAACGGTTTTACAGCAGGGATTTATTTCTGCTGTtgatggaaaaaaacaacatgaagacTTAATTAGCAGTAAAAATAGCAGTTTCTGTGATAACACTAAACTAGTGGATGATACAAGATCAGTGGATAGAACAGAAGAAATTTCAAATGCAGTCTATTCACCAATTAGTCTACATCAAGAAGATGCTTCTGTCGGCACTGATatgaaaatttatcatttttctaGGGCTGTCTCGTCCCCTGAGTCATTCTCAGACTCtgcatgtaaaaagaaaaaatacactaGAGGGTGCTGTGGTGCTGTAAGTATCCATAAACACGGCAGCTTTGCTTCACATGTGAAAAAAGAGGTTTACAGTGATGCAGTAAATTCACAGATTTTGTGTCAGAAAGATGTTCCCTTAACTACTGTGAAACAGGAGACTTTGAAGAATGAAACTAACTACAGCAAAGTTTCCATAAAGGTTTTGAAGAAAGGAAAATCTTCAAGATGTCATAAGCATGCAGGAAGTGGTCAGTATTCTTATGGCAATGAATTGATCTCAGATGTAACACCTAGAAAAAAGCTAAGAAGCCCCAAATTTTGCaaaggaaatgaaaatatttcagaaaagtgGAAGAGAAAGCAGAATTACACTGGCTGTAGTTTTGAAAATggtcgaaacaaacaaatattttctcccAGATCAGTATCAGACTCTGGTTTTGACAGTCGAGGCTCTGTTGTACAGTTGTCTGAATGCGTTAAAGTATCCAATGAGAATGGCCATAGTTCCCAAGTTTCTGAAGAAGGTGAAATACAATATATTGGAAGAGTTGCTGAACTAGAAAGTTTATCAAGGTTTGATG